A part of Kitasatospora acidiphila genomic DNA contains:
- a CDS encoding succinate dehydrogenase/fumarate reductase iron-sulfur subunit: MNLTLRIWRQSGPDAPGEMTVYQISGITEDMSFLEMLDILNEELILRSEQPVAFDHDCREGICGACSMVINGQPHGPERTTTCQLHMRHFKDGDTIDVEPWRSAAFPVIKDLVVDRSAFDRIIGAGGYITAPTGSAPDAHATPVPKEAADRAFEHAECIGCGACVAACPNGSAMLFTAAKVVHLNLLPQGAPERRSRVRSMVSAMDSEGFGGCTNTGECATACPKGIGLDAIGALNREFLRAR; the protein is encoded by the coding sequence ATGAACCTCACCCTGCGGATCTGGCGGCAGTCCGGACCGGACGCGCCAGGCGAGATGACGGTCTATCAGATCAGCGGCATCACCGAGGACATGTCGTTCCTGGAGATGCTGGACATCCTCAACGAGGAGCTGATCCTGCGCAGTGAGCAGCCGGTCGCGTTCGACCACGACTGCCGCGAGGGCATCTGCGGCGCCTGCAGCATGGTGATCAACGGGCAGCCGCACGGCCCGGAACGCACCACCACCTGCCAGTTGCACATGCGCCACTTCAAGGACGGCGACACCATCGACGTCGAGCCCTGGCGGTCCGCGGCCTTCCCGGTGATCAAGGACCTGGTGGTGGACCGCTCCGCCTTCGACCGGATCATCGGCGCGGGCGGCTACATCACCGCCCCCACCGGCAGCGCCCCGGACGCGCATGCCACGCCGGTTCCCAAGGAGGCCGCCGACCGGGCCTTCGAGCACGCCGAGTGCATCGGCTGCGGCGCCTGCGTGGCGGCCTGCCCGAACGGCTCGGCCATGCTGTTCACCGCGGCCAAGGTGGTGCACCTCAACCTGCTGCCGCAGGGCGCGCCGGAGCGGCGCTCCCGGGTGCGGTCGATGGTGAGCGCGATGGACAGCGAGGGCTTCGGCGGCTGCACCAACACCGGCGAGTGCGCCACGGCGTGCCCGAAGGGGATCGGGCTGGACGCGA